In one window of Rhodopirellula bahusiensis DNA:
- a CDS encoding ABC transporter permease subunit: MHWRDMGVDRMLIRKFIGQSSLLFSALAVALFGFGWVRVWVVKLLDMGQFQTILEQFRDYEKFAPIEFDALFTYSGRVGMTFDEPIVILCTVVWCIARGSDVVSGELGRGTLEMLLSQPVSRARFMLSHAVVSIGGLIALCLALWAGMGIGVHVTTLTEVIPPPSVRVPFLGFELPLTNDAPVEQTFPMSDRVDLRTYSSSIFHLFAFGFFLLGLSAFFSSVDRYRWRTIGAVMTVYVIQLIMYGLGKAAESLSFLQSMSFFNCYKPQRMTSLVRDGDLWSPWSITLPIEDGWLPPLGYPMLLIGMGLACYLIALVVFTRRDLPAPL; encoded by the coding sequence ATGCATTGGCGTGACATGGGAGTGGATCGGATGCTGATCCGAAAATTCATCGGACAATCCAGCTTGCTGTTTTCGGCATTGGCGGTGGCTTTGTTCGGTTTTGGGTGGGTGCGTGTTTGGGTCGTGAAGCTGCTGGACATGGGACAGTTCCAAACCATTCTGGAACAGTTTCGCGACTACGAAAAGTTTGCACCGATCGAGTTCGATGCCTTGTTCACGTATTCAGGTCGCGTGGGGATGACGTTTGACGAACCGATCGTGATTCTTTGCACCGTGGTTTGGTGCATCGCTCGAGGCAGCGACGTCGTCAGTGGTGAACTTGGACGCGGAACCCTGGAGATGTTGCTCAGCCAACCAGTCAGCCGCGCTCGGTTCATGCTTTCTCACGCCGTCGTCAGCATCGGCGGACTGATCGCATTGTGCTTGGCCTTGTGGGCGGGAATGGGAATCGGTGTGCACGTGACGACGTTGACGGAAGTTATTCCGCCTCCTTCGGTGCGAGTCCCCTTCCTGGGTTTCGAATTGCCGCTGACCAACGATGCCCCGGTCGAACAAACCTTCCCGATGAGCGACCGGGTGGACCTGCGAACCTATTCCTCGTCCATCTTTCACTTGTTCGCGTTCGGGTTCTTCCTACTAGGGCTGAGTGCATTCTTCAGCAGCGTGGACCGGTATCGTTGGCGAACCATCGGCGCGGTGATGACCGTCTATGTCATTCAGTTGATCATGTATGGACTGGGCAAGGCAGCTGAGTCGTTGTCGTTCCTGCAGAGCATGTCGTTCTTCAACTGCTACAAACCACAGCGAATGACATCATTGGTCCGCGACGGCGATCTCTGGTCGCCTTGGAGTATCACCTTGCCCATTGAAGACGGTTGGTTGCCACCACTCGGGTATCCAATGTTGCTGATTGGAATGGGGCTGGCTTGTTATTTGATCGCGTTGGTCGTGTTCACCCGTCGCGATTTGCCGGCACCGCTCTAA
- a CDS encoding putative bifunctional diguanylate cyclase/phosphodiesterase, with amino-acid sequence MSTFNSDPMNVLHQLQSTENLAFAAITGAGDSVHSTEAEYGSVETPAKSRVSDRQSILVVEGCDETRETLTQMLQYRDYKVLPAASGREAIVMVRQQHVDLVLLDVDLPDLDGFRTARLLRQMMDLSRLPIVMATSGSDPNEIVRAFDAGANDHVCKPLDPAVTVARIATQLQLKSALQRLRQSEERYALTARGTNDGMWDWNLVTGELYLSPRWRSMVGLDGVDWTPHGSEWMDLIHHEDRRRVQLDLEAHLCGETDHFETELRMQDGHQTYRWMLCRGLAVKDAHGTAYRIAGSLTDITEGKVADALTGLPNRMLFNDRVQRCVDHQARNPQNRFAVIFMDVDDFKLVNDHFGHDAGDDFLVSIASRLDTSLRKSDAIIARMGGDEFAVLLENIRHVDEAVAVAMRLHDKMRAPFPVGDREILTRASMGIVVSEFDPDSDTPQATGEELLVRADTAMYFAKNQSELPYAIFNDDMLAENMLRLELGSQLRHSLERDELTLLYQPMIQMCDGTTAGFEALLRWEHPEHGTVSPNTFIPIAESNGLIIEIGRWVLRKACQQAIQWQAEYGRPIMISVNVSVRQLSSSGFVEAVTETLRETQLQPECLKLEVTESFLMQDPESTIELLHQLRRIGLTIGIDDFGTGYSSLSYLHRMPLDILKVDRSFVESMFDSEKNASLIRSILALAKSLELNVVAEGVETQAQLQRLQDLGCHFVQGFYFSHPVKPEAASDLINHRWL; translated from the coding sequence GTGAGTACGTTCAATTCCGACCCGATGAATGTTTTGCATCAATTGCAATCCACGGAGAATCTTGCTTTTGCCGCGATCACGGGTGCTGGCGATTCGGTGCATTCAACCGAAGCCGAATATGGCAGCGTTGAAACGCCAGCGAAGTCGCGTGTCAGTGATCGACAATCGATTTTGGTCGTGGAAGGTTGCGACGAGACTCGAGAAACCTTGACTCAGATGTTGCAGTACCGCGACTACAAAGTCTTGCCGGCCGCGAGTGGCCGAGAAGCCATTGTGATGGTCCGGCAACAACACGTGGATCTCGTGCTGTTGGACGTGGACTTGCCCGATCTGGACGGGTTCCGGACGGCTCGGTTGCTCCGCCAAATGATGGACTTGAGTCGATTGCCAATCGTGATGGCTACATCCGGCAGCGATCCAAACGAAATCGTCCGTGCGTTCGACGCTGGGGCAAACGATCATGTCTGCAAACCATTGGATCCGGCGGTCACGGTGGCTCGCATCGCCACGCAGTTGCAGCTGAAGTCCGCCTTGCAGCGTTTGCGACAAAGCGAAGAACGCTATGCACTGACGGCTCGCGGAACCAATGACGGGATGTGGGATTGGAATCTCGTGACCGGAGAGTTGTACCTGTCACCACGCTGGCGAAGCATGGTCGGGTTGGACGGAGTCGACTGGACGCCGCATGGGTCTGAGTGGATGGATTTGATTCATCACGAAGACCGTCGGCGAGTGCAGTTGGACCTGGAGGCTCACCTGTGCGGCGAAACAGATCACTTCGAAACCGAACTGCGAATGCAAGACGGCCATCAGACCTATCGATGGATGCTTTGTCGCGGCTTGGCGGTCAAAGATGCTCATGGAACGGCCTACCGAATCGCGGGTTCTCTGACTGACATCACCGAAGGCAAAGTGGCGGATGCTTTGACCGGGCTTCCCAACCGAATGCTGTTCAACGACCGAGTCCAGCGGTGCGTCGATCACCAGGCTCGCAACCCGCAGAACCGATTTGCCGTCATCTTCATGGACGTGGATGATTTCAAGTTGGTCAACGATCACTTCGGTCACGATGCGGGAGACGATTTCCTGGTCAGTATCGCATCGCGGTTGGACACGTCGCTGCGAAAGTCCGATGCCATCATTGCTCGGATGGGCGGCGACGAATTCGCGGTGTTGTTAGAAAACATCCGGCACGTCGACGAAGCCGTGGCCGTCGCGATGCGTTTGCACGACAAAATGAGGGCTCCGTTTCCGGTTGGCGACCGTGAAATTTTGACTCGGGCCAGCATGGGCATTGTGGTCTCCGAGTTTGATCCGGATTCCGACACACCCCAGGCCACCGGGGAAGAATTGCTGGTCCGGGCCGACACGGCGATGTACTTTGCGAAGAACCAGTCCGAACTGCCCTACGCAATCTTCAACGACGACATGTTGGCCGAAAACATGTTGCGTTTGGAACTGGGGTCGCAACTTCGTCATTCGCTCGAACGAGATGAGCTGACACTGCTGTACCAGCCCATGATTCAGATGTGCGATGGCACGACGGCCGGTTTTGAAGCTTTGCTGCGTTGGGAACATCCCGAGCACGGGACGGTTTCTCCCAACACCTTCATTCCGATCGCCGAATCCAATGGTTTGATCATCGAGATCGGGCGATGGGTGCTTCGCAAAGCGTGTCAACAAGCGATCCAGTGGCAGGCCGAGTATGGTCGTCCGATCATGATCAGCGTCAACGTGTCGGTGCGGCAACTTTCCTCGTCCGGATTTGTGGAAGCGGTGACGGAGACGCTGCGGGAGACCCAGTTGCAACCCGAATGCTTGAAACTGGAGGTGACCGAAAGCTTTCTGATGCAGGATCCTGAGAGCACGATCGAACTGCTGCATCAACTACGTCGCATCGGTCTGACCATCGGCATCGACGACTTTGGGACAGGATATTCCTCGCTGTCGTACCTGCACCGGATGCCGCTGGATATTTTGAAGGTCGACCGTTCGTTCGTGGAATCGATGTTCGATTCAGAAAAGAACGCGTCGCTCATTCGTTCCATTTTGGCTCTCGCGAAGAGCCTTGAACTGAACGTTGTCGCCGAAGGGGTGGAGACCCAGGCTCAGCTACAACGCTTGCAAGATCTCGGCTGCCACTTTGTGCAAGGCTTCTACTTCTCGCACCCTGTGAAGCCGGAAGCCGCAAGCGATTTGATCAATCACCGGTGGTTGTGA
- the argJ gene encoding bifunctional glutamate N-acetyltransferase/amino-acid acetyltransferase ArgJ: protein MTDTAPQNDPTTPNALPKGIRFAGVAGGIKASGKPDVSLIVTDRPAVMAGVYTTNQIVAAPVILTRSKTPTATGRVVVTNSGNANACTGDEGMQNAKAMCALAAELTGCDAADVMVMSTGVIGQPLPMQKVRAGIESAAGKLGDAEADFLASADAICTTDQFRKTVSQAVSIRGHEYCIAAMCKGAGMIAPNMATMLGVVMTDAPIGPKAAQTSLKEIANQTFNRVSVDGHMSTNDTVMLVCTGMSESENVQELTVEELAVWQEAATQVALKLAKMLVADGEGAARFFEVRVSGAANDDDAFVIAKTVAASPLVKTAITGGDPNWGRIVSAAGYAGPKIEPERTCLVIDGVMVFENGTPLSIDAAKLSSAMKSNSEVLADLKVGDGPGTASFWASDLTEAYVRFNSLYTT, encoded by the coding sequence ATGACGGATACCGCACCGCAGAACGACCCGACGACTCCGAACGCTCTTCCAAAAGGGATTCGCTTTGCCGGAGTGGCAGGCGGGATCAAAGCCAGCGGGAAACCGGACGTTTCGCTGATTGTCACGGATCGTCCAGCCGTCATGGCAGGAGTCTATACCACGAACCAAATTGTTGCGGCGCCGGTCATTTTGACTCGATCTAAAACGCCCACCGCGACCGGACGTGTCGTCGTGACCAACAGCGGCAATGCCAACGCTTGCACGGGAGACGAGGGCATGCAAAACGCGAAAGCGATGTGTGCCCTGGCGGCCGAATTGACCGGATGCGATGCCGCGGACGTGATGGTGATGAGCACGGGGGTGATCGGGCAACCGCTGCCCATGCAGAAAGTTCGAGCGGGCATTGAATCCGCCGCCGGAAAACTGGGTGATGCGGAGGCTGATTTTCTGGCCTCGGCGGATGCGATCTGTACGACGGATCAATTCCGAAAAACGGTCAGCCAAGCGGTTTCGATCCGAGGCCATGAATACTGCATCGCAGCGATGTGCAAAGGAGCGGGGATGATCGCTCCCAACATGGCGACCATGTTGGGCGTGGTGATGACAGACGCTCCAATCGGCCCGAAGGCTGCCCAGACATCGCTGAAGGAAATCGCAAATCAAACGTTCAACCGAGTCAGCGTGGACGGGCACATGAGCACCAACGACACGGTGATGTTGGTTTGCACCGGAATGTCGGAATCGGAGAACGTGCAAGAGCTGACCGTGGAGGAGTTGGCCGTTTGGCAAGAAGCCGCCACGCAGGTCGCACTGAAACTGGCGAAGATGCTGGTCGCTGATGGAGAAGGGGCGGCTCGCTTCTTCGAGGTTCGCGTATCGGGGGCGGCGAATGACGACGACGCGTTTGTGATCGCGAAAACTGTGGCGGCCAGTCCTCTGGTGAAAACCGCGATCACCGGAGGAGACCCGAACTGGGGCCGAATCGTTTCAGCCGCGGGATACGCTGGCCCCAAGATTGAACCCGAACGTACCTGCCTCGTGATCGACGGCGTGATGGTGTTCGAAAATGGAACGCCTCTTTCGATCGACGCCGCCAAGCTGAGCTCCGCGATGAAGTCGAACTCCGAAGTGCTGGCGGATTTGAAAGTGGGCGACGGTCCCGGCACGGCATCGTTCTGGGCCAGCGACTTGACCGAAGCCTACGTTCGTTTCAATTCGCTGTACACCACCTGA
- a CDS encoding ABC transporter ATP-binding protein → MNAVLKPSNALNSDRESGDLVRCENLTKRYGEFTALSDCTLQVRRGEVFGLLGPNGAGKTTLIRTLLGYLYPTSGRCSIAGLDPAENSVAVRREVSYLPGDARLPRHMRGKGLLEFFAEMHPSGDRDRSFVVADQLELDLTRRVAFMSTGMRQKLALAVVLGPRTPLLILDEPTANLDPTVRATVLDLVTSERASGRTVMFSSHVLSEIEQTCDRVAFLRKGQLAHELALEDLFQRHRVTARRTDQSSDPLPIPSELADWVSGITQTDDRIQISTAGDLGPVLPWLANLPIEQVRIEPLGLHAIYQSVHLGEEMPSLQPQASEDSEATISEGAR, encoded by the coding sequence GTGAACGCCGTTTTGAAACCGTCCAACGCACTCAACTCTGACCGCGAGTCAGGCGATTTGGTTCGATGTGAAAATCTGACCAAGCGATACGGCGAATTCACGGCGCTGTCGGATTGCACGTTGCAGGTGCGGCGGGGCGAGGTTTTCGGGTTGCTGGGTCCCAACGGTGCCGGAAAAACCACGCTGATTCGGACATTGCTGGGTTATCTGTATCCGACATCGGGACGTTGCTCCATCGCCGGATTGGACCCGGCGGAAAATTCGGTGGCGGTTCGTCGTGAAGTTTCGTATTTGCCCGGTGACGCTCGATTGCCCAGACACATGCGTGGGAAGGGTTTGCTGGAATTCTTCGCTGAGATGCATCCGTCCGGCGATCGAGACCGATCATTCGTGGTCGCGGACCAACTTGAGCTGGACCTCACCCGCCGGGTTGCGTTCATGTCCACCGGCATGCGTCAAAAGCTCGCTTTGGCGGTCGTCTTGGGACCTCGCACACCGTTGCTGATCCTCGACGAACCGACCGCGAATTTGGATCCGACCGTCCGAGCGACGGTGTTGGATTTGGTCACTTCTGAAAGAGCATCCGGTCGCACGGTGATGTTTTCATCGCACGTGCTCAGCGAGATCGAACAAACCTGCGACCGAGTGGCATTCCTTCGAAAGGGGCAACTGGCTCACGAGCTGGCACTCGAGGATTTGTTTCAACGACATCGGGTGACCGCCCGCCGCACCGATCAGTCCTCCGATCCACTACCGATCCCGAGCGAACTGGCCGATTGGGTCAGCGGGATCACTCAAACGGACGATCGAATTCAGATCAGCACCGCTGGCGATCTGGGCCCGGTTCTTCCGTGGTTGGCCAACCTACCGATCGAACAAGTTCGAATCGAACCACTTGGGCTGCACGCGATTTATCAATCGGTTCACCTGGGCGAGGAAATGCCTTCGTTGCAGCCTCAAGCTTCCGAGGATTCCGAAGCAACGATTTCCGAAGGAGCCCGATGA
- a CDS encoding PP2C family protein-serine/threonine phosphatase, protein MNTESHIRAAGRTDVGQRRKDNQDQFLIAELRKSMQIHSTSLALDEECMLFGGRSGQLLVVADGMGGHAAGRRASNLAVDHLISQLLNNIHWFLHLDQENDDGFIESLKALLQQTHTKLLAESQDDSEHRGMGTTLTLAYIVWPRMYVVHAGDSRCYLIREGKCEQLTTDHTLAKQLVDAGGMKPEDEAGSRWSNVLWNVLGGNGNNDLIAEVRRVELQKNDTVVLCSDGLTRYIDDATLASTVEQYGDVVEGMADHLVAMANGSGGIDNITVVVSRPDGNGTSGNDGDLPRSVPLVQLDDESDLQPDSAESMSLEELQIFANEDTLPDERTKPKS, encoded by the coding sequence GTGAATACAGAATCTCACATTCGTGCAGCGGGACGAACCGACGTCGGCCAACGTCGGAAGGACAATCAAGATCAGTTCCTGATCGCCGAGCTGCGGAAGTCCATGCAGATTCATTCGACCAGCTTGGCTTTGGATGAAGAATGCATGTTGTTCGGTGGAAGAAGCGGGCAGTTGCTGGTGGTCGCCGACGGAATGGGCGGTCACGCGGCCGGGCGTCGAGCCAGCAATTTGGCGGTCGATCATTTGATCTCGCAGTTGCTCAACAACATCCACTGGTTCCTACATCTCGATCAGGAAAACGATGACGGCTTCATCGAATCGTTGAAAGCATTGTTGCAACAAACCCACACGAAGTTGTTGGCGGAATCACAGGACGACAGCGAGCATCGAGGGATGGGGACCACTCTGACATTGGCCTACATCGTCTGGCCTCGAATGTATGTGGTGCACGCGGGCGACAGTCGCTGCTACTTGATCCGTGAGGGCAAGTGCGAACAACTCACGACCGATCACACGCTGGCAAAGCAGTTGGTGGACGCGGGCGGAATGAAACCGGAAGACGAAGCCGGCAGCCGATGGTCCAACGTGCTTTGGAATGTCTTGGGCGGCAACGGAAACAACGATTTGATCGCGGAGGTCCGTCGAGTCGAATTGCAAAAGAACGACACGGTGGTTCTTTGCAGCGATGGACTGACGCGATACATCGACGACGCGACGCTGGCGTCCACCGTTGAGCAATACGGTGACGTCGTGGAGGGAATGGCGGACCATCTGGTTGCGATGGCCAACGGTTCGGGCGGGATCGACAACATCACCGTCGTTGTGAGTCGTCCGGACGGAAACGGCACATCGGGGAACGATGGCGATCTGCCGCGGTCCGTGCCTTTGGTCCAGCTGGATGACGAGAGCGACTTGCAGCCCGATTCGGCTGAATCGATGAGTCTGGAAGAACTGCAGATCTTCGCAAACGAAGACACATTGCCCGATGAACGAACGAAACCGAAGAGCTGA
- a CDS encoding tyrosine-type recombinase/integrase yields the protein MSALRTGLDKFCLLRCTVGLVSPRKSKRLPVVLSKKEIQRMMEAARTLRDKLLLSVLYATGLRVAEVARLQWSDFDFDRQQIRVQLGKGRKDRYVMLAADLLPLMRQLWRHTKGVGYLFPSEDGRVGRHLSPRTIQRAVKQARILAGIDKHATPHSFRHSFATHLIESGTDIRFIQKLLGHTNLETTSLYTKVAQMKATAVASPLDQLANEPGSSGESPVRQPTSRPSVGRMRLEVDPHPHSNGGYAVRLGVWRDDQLLPLPGMRATMPRRDWVSLQIPLQDIWESTLRCLPAAQRERLESPEFFSQVQREVAKRILRIRDAEHSQTIKT from the coding sequence TTGTCAGCTTTGCGAACCGGCCTGGACAAGTTCTGTTTGTTGCGTTGCACGGTAGGTCTGGTGTCGCCGCGAAAGTCGAAGCGATTGCCAGTCGTGCTGTCCAAGAAAGAGATTCAGCGAATGATGGAAGCTGCTCGCACGTTGCGTGACAAGCTGCTGCTCAGTGTGTTGTATGCAACCGGTTTGCGAGTCGCGGAGGTCGCCCGCTTGCAGTGGTCGGATTTTGATTTCGATCGCCAACAAATCCGAGTTCAACTTGGCAAAGGCAGAAAGGATCGCTACGTCATGTTGGCCGCCGATTTGTTGCCGCTGATGAGGCAGTTGTGGCGACACACCAAAGGAGTTGGCTACCTCTTTCCTTCCGAGGACGGGCGTGTCGGTCGGCATCTTTCTCCGCGGACGATCCAACGTGCAGTCAAGCAGGCTCGGATTCTGGCGGGAATTGACAAACATGCCACGCCGCACAGTTTTCGGCACAGTTTTGCAACGCACCTCATCGAATCTGGCACCGACATTCGCTTCATCCAAAAGCTGCTCGGGCACACCAATCTGGAGACCACGTCGCTGTACACGAAAGTCGCGCAAATGAAAGCGACCGCGGTCGCCAGCCCACTGGATCAATTGGCCAACGAACCGGGATCGTCGGGCGAATCTCCAGTTCGGCAACCGACGTCCCGGCCTTCGGTCGGACGAATGCGTCTCGAAGTGGATCCGCATCCCCATTCAAACGGCGGGTATGCGGTGAGGTTGGGCGTTTGGCGGGATGATCAATTGCTTCCACTGCCGGGAATGCGAGCGACGATGCCGCGCCGAGATTGGGTTTCCTTGCAAATCCCACTGCAAGACATCTGGGAGTCGACGCTGCGTTGCCTTCCCGCGGCGCAACGCGAGCGATTGGAGTCGCCCGAGTTCTTCTCGCAGGTGCAGCGAGAGGTTGCCAAGCGAATCCTGCGAATCAGAGACGCGGAACATTCTCAGACGATCAAAACCTAA
- a CDS encoding Hpt domain-containing protein — protein MSSPDRIDASTAPQDAIGIYRLSETGRLIDASDRLLQIFVVESINGFQASHQDSKSAGTQIVPWHSPQSKTGQMLTDYFSRNLPVSQCRTDVEIDGQTRTLIETLVPIRNANGHLEQWLGTVQDVTAIQARNAAMVQTATTLAKAKETQLGELCDQVRWALDRVRDSIRSGDSACMTNALCDTIEHLVDLESETNAEIDVVSEPELQALKDRRQGFRLCELVEDLAESAASEIHRAGRRITVQIDHALPAVVRGNLQAIHCVLANLLHHAASHSDWGDVKLNVSKNGSRTKFAIRVTGHSLSDQSAEGKRFEPDQYPSEWKIASRYAQRLHSSLTPRILSSGCLEVAFNTALVEDTDLQSSQHPELVLGEHTRVLIVTAHTATRDALTEILAGWKIASSSCDELDVALQRMRINQKMGRSFDAILIDEAIFATRQTLSKETLECLATSANIRIQSRGTTCQSNFHHRLRAPDWVWTVSEPIRQGCLRNALIGATRSGDPDDSSSCHQCHAGALHAQPEEAPVMVSQIEPPRDASFGEVNDRGSVDNSQLIESSKLLSKEALLEECGGDQDLFAVVMEVMSSSMPVRLNEMQTAAKRGDMESVRRLAHQMSGAAKDHSLTAVAELTTELTAHATSKDSDRVQTCVSALSVRVEQTIEVMQAMLEETS, from the coding sequence ATGTCTTCGCCCGATCGAATCGATGCCTCAACGGCGCCCCAGGACGCCATCGGTATCTACCGACTGAGTGAGACTGGAAGGTTGATCGATGCCAGCGATCGACTGCTGCAAATCTTCGTCGTCGAATCGATCAACGGTTTTCAGGCATCGCACCAGGATTCAAAATCAGCCGGGACTCAGATCGTCCCTTGGCATTCGCCCCAAAGCAAAACAGGGCAGATGCTCACCGATTACTTCTCGCGAAATTTGCCGGTCAGTCAGTGTCGCACCGACGTCGAGATTGATGGGCAAACCCGAACGCTGATCGAAACGTTGGTGCCGATCCGCAACGCGAATGGACATCTAGAGCAGTGGTTGGGAACGGTCCAAGATGTCACCGCGATCCAAGCACGAAACGCGGCCATGGTGCAAACGGCAACGACGCTCGCGAAAGCAAAGGAAACGCAGCTCGGTGAATTGTGTGACCAAGTTCGCTGGGCGCTCGATCGAGTTCGCGATTCCATCCGGTCCGGCGACTCCGCCTGCATGACGAACGCTTTGTGCGACACGATTGAGCACCTCGTGGATCTGGAATCCGAAACCAATGCGGAAATTGATGTTGTTTCCGAACCCGAATTGCAAGCGTTGAAAGACAGGCGTCAAGGTTTCCGGCTGTGCGAATTGGTGGAAGACCTTGCCGAGTCGGCCGCCTCTGAAATTCATCGTGCCGGGCGTCGGATCACAGTCCAAATCGATCATGCGTTGCCCGCCGTGGTTCGCGGCAACTTGCAAGCCATCCATTGCGTTCTGGCTAACCTGCTTCACCATGCCGCTTCGCATTCCGATTGGGGCGACGTCAAGCTGAACGTTTCCAAGAACGGGAGCCGAACCAAGTTTGCGATCCGCGTGACGGGGCATTCTCTTTCCGATCAGTCCGCCGAGGGAAAACGCTTCGAACCAGATCAGTATCCGTCGGAATGGAAGATCGCGTCTCGTTATGCCCAACGTTTGCACAGTTCACTGACACCTCGCATTTTATCATCGGGTTGTTTAGAAGTCGCGTTTAACACGGCGCTCGTCGAAGACACTGATTTGCAGTCCAGCCAGCATCCAGAATTGGTCTTGGGCGAACACACCCGTGTGTTGATCGTGACCGCTCACACCGCAACGCGAGACGCGCTGACCGAGATCCTGGCGGGTTGGAAAATCGCTTCTTCCAGCTGCGATGAATTGGATGTTGCTCTGCAGCGAATGCGAATCAACCAAAAGATGGGCCGGAGCTTCGATGCCATTCTGATCGACGAAGCCATCTTTGCAACACGGCAAACGTTGTCGAAAGAAACGCTGGAGTGCCTCGCGACGTCCGCGAACATTCGAATTCAGTCGAGGGGCACGACTTGCCAGTCCAACTTTCATCATCGTTTGCGTGCTCCCGATTGGGTTTGGACGGTTTCGGAGCCCATTCGCCAAGGCTGTCTTCGCAACGCTTTGATTGGAGCGACCCGGTCGGGCGACCCAGACGATTCGAGTTCGTGCCACCAGTGTCATGCGGGCGCGTTGCACGCTCAGCCCGAAGAAGCTCCAGTCATGGTGTCGCAAATCGAACCGCCCAGGGACGCGTCCTTCGGAGAGGTCAATGATCGCGGGAGCGTTGACAATTCGCAATTGATCGAATCCTCGAAGCTGCTGAGCAAAGAAGCGTTGCTGGAGGAATGCGGCGGCGACCAAGACCTATTCGCGGTCGTGATGGAAGTCATGTCGTCGTCCATGCCAGTGCGTTTGAATGAGATGCAAACCGCTGCCAAACGAGGCGACATGGAATCAGTCCGCAGGCTTGCGCACCAAATGTCGGGAGCCGCGAAAGATCATTCGTTGACGGCGGTCGCCGAATTGACAACGGAGTTGACTGCCCATGCGACATCGAAGGATTCGGATCGTGTGCAGACCTGTGTCTCGGCGTTGTCAGTGCGAGTCGAACAGACGATCGAAGTGATGCAGGCGATGTTGGAGGAGACGTCGTGA
- a CDS encoding endonuclease/exonuclease/phosphatase family protein: MNSRLALTVSFIYIAMFQTAAIGQDITTGPNNLTTESTVEKSSNSVRVASFNVSLYGKASNDVAERLLAGDDSQSNDLASVIQSVRPDILLLCEIDHELDGRTLDAFADGYLAKGNDPLDYPHRWSIPTNTGLLGLLDLDADGDVELPTDAHGFGQYPGQYAMAVLSRFPIDREAIRTFQTFRWSTMPGALRPAHPTTGEPYYSDNVWNSLRLSSKNHADVPILIPTSGSAPTPGDESAESNESNRSHVLHLLASHPTPPVFDGAEDRNGKRNHDEIRFWNEYISQPEADWIVDDTGAVGGLSDPDTKQPSFVIAGDLNSDPKQGDSLRSGIANLISNPRVQDPQPTSSQHGINTAKFGRNEIRVDYVLPSSNLHAVRSGVVWPDLQTELGKRIRATDHRMVWVDIEKPTAN, from the coding sequence ATGAATTCGCGTCTGGCTTTGACGGTTTCTTTCATCTACATCGCCATGTTTCAAACCGCGGCGATTGGCCAAGACATCACAACTGGCCCCAACAATTTGACGACAGAATCGACCGTGGAGAAGTCATCCAATTCCGTTCGCGTTGCTTCTTTCAATGTTTCGCTCTACGGCAAAGCATCTAATGACGTCGCCGAACGCCTGCTCGCCGGCGATGACTCGCAGTCCAATGACTTGGCGAGCGTGATCCAATCCGTGCGGCCAGACATTCTGTTGCTGTGCGAGATCGATCACGAACTCGATGGACGAACGCTCGATGCCTTTGCGGACGGCTACCTCGCGAAAGGCAACGATCCCCTGGACTACCCGCACCGCTGGTCAATTCCAACCAACACAGGCTTGCTCGGACTACTCGACCTGGACGCCGACGGCGACGTCGAATTGCCAACCGATGCCCATGGGTTTGGACAGTATCCCGGTCAATACGCGATGGCGGTCCTCAGCCGATTTCCAATCGATCGCGAAGCCATCCGAACCTTTCAAACATTCCGTTGGTCAACGATGCCGGGCGCACTTCGGCCGGCTCACCCGACGACGGGAGAGCCCTACTACAGCGACAACGTTTGGAATTCACTGCGACTGTCCAGCAAGAATCACGCGGACGTTCCGATCTTGATTCCAACGTCAGGTAGTGCACCGACGCCAGGCGATGAATCGGCGGAGAGCAATGAATCGAATCGGTCACATGTGTTGCATCTGCTCGCCAGCCATCCGACGCCGCCGGTGTTTGATGGTGCCGAAGATCGCAACGGCAAACGCAACCACGACGAGATCCGATTCTGGAACGAGTACATTTCGCAGCCAGAAGCCGACTGGATCGTCGATGACACCGGAGCCGTCGGTGGCTTGAGCGATCCTGATACCAAACAACCGAGCTTTGTGATCGCGGGAGATTTGAACTCTGATCCCAAACAAGGCGATAGCTTGCGCAGCGGCATCGCAAACTTGATCAGCAATCCTCGTGTGCAGGACCCGCAACCAACGAGTTCGCAGCACGGTATCAACACAGCCAAATTTGGCCGCAACGAAATCCGAGTCGACTACGTGCTGCCATCAAGCAACCTGCACGCTGTTCGTTCCGGGGTCGTCTGGCCCGACTTGCAAACGGAGCTTGGAAAACGAATTCGTGCGACCGATCACCGAATGGTCTGGGTCGACATCGAAAAGCCGACCGCGAATTAG